A section of the Mangifera indica cultivar Alphonso chromosome 12, CATAS_Mindica_2.1, whole genome shotgun sequence genome encodes:
- the LOC123192834 gene encoding L-type lectin-domain containing receptor kinase S.4-like, with translation MAEKFILLLGFFLFLSTPVFSQVNEFYFSGFRGDSIDNNISLNDGAQIEDNGLLKLTNTTSRVLGHAFYSSPIKFKNSTNSKSPSFSTCFAFAIINQYPQLGGHGFAFTISPTKELTGALPSQYLGLLSATDNGNLTNHIFAVEFDTVQDFEFGDINGNHVGIDIDSMTSNASVTAAYFLDNSTKQELNLKSGKVIQAWIDYDSGTNRLDVKLSPFSAKPKSSILSFVVDLSSIVRDTMYVGFSASTGMLSSSHYILGWSFNMSGEAESLTLSSLPSLPGPKKSHIALIVGVSVSAFVFVVLVAAIAFYLVWKIKNADVIEEWELNVGPHRFSYQELKKATRAFRDKELLGFGGFGRVYKGTLPKSNTQVAVKRISHESKQGLREFLSEIATTGRLRHRNLVQLLGWCRRRGDLLLVYDFMPNGSLDKYLFDEPKKILTWEQRFRIIKGVASGLLYLHEEWEHTVIHRDIKAGNILLDCEFNGRLGDFGLAKLYEHGSNPSTTRVVGTLGYLAPELTRTGKPTTSSDVYAFGALMLEVVCGRRPIEPKALPEELVLVEWVWDRSKVGAILEVVDPRLNGNFDETEAISVVKLGLMCSNNAPDARPTMRQVVRYLEGEFALPEVFAALDESTGISVNTSAAGQSLEFEDFVHSYPNFSYNEKVSNWSLPHNDADVDLEAGLSSQLSPTVRDDARWS, from the coding sequence ATGGCAGAAAAATTCATACTTTTGTTGggtttcttcctttttctttcaacCCCAGTTTTTTCTCAAGTTAATGAGTTTTATTTCAGTGGATTCCGTGGCGATTCCATTGATAACAATATTAGCTTAAATGATGGGGCGCAGATTGAAGATAATGGCTTACTTAAGTTAACAAACACCACTTCTCGAGTTCTTGGGCATGCTTTTTACTCATCTCCAATCAAGTTCAAGAATTCAACTAACAGCAAATCTCCATCTTTCTCTACTTGTTTTGCTTTTGCTATAATTAATCAATATCCACAGCTTGGCGGTCATGGTTTTGCCTTTACAATCTCTCCTACAAAAGAGTTAACCGGTGCTCTTCCCAGTCAATATCTCGGCCTTCTCAGTGCAACTGATAACGGGAATTTAACCAACCACATATTTGCAGTTGAATTTGATACAGTTCAagattttgagtttggtgataTCAATGGTAATCATGTTGGTATTGATATTGATAGCATGACATCAAATGCCTCAGTCACAGCTGCTTATTTTCTTGacaattcaacaaaacaagagCTGAATCTCAAGAGTGGTAAGGTTATACAAGCCTGGATTGATTATGATTCGGGAACAAATCGATTGGATGTGAAGCTTTCACCTTTTTCTGCGAAACCAAAATCTTCAATTTTGTCATTTGTTGTGGATCTATCATCAATTGTTAGAGATACGATGTATGTTGGTTTCTCGGCATCTACAGGTATGCTTTCAAGCTCACATTATATACTGGGTTGGAGTTTTAACATGAGTGGAGAGGCTGAATCTTTGACTTTGTCTTCTCTTCCTTCACTTCCTGGACCTAAAAAAAGTCATATAGCATTAATTGTTGGGGTTTCTGTCTCTGCCTTTGTATTTGTGGTTTTGGTTGCTGCAATAGCCTTTTATCTTGTGTGGAAAATCAAGAATGCTGATGTTATTGAGGAGTGGGAGCTTAATGTTGGCCCTCATAGATTCTCTTATCAGGAACTCAAGAAAGCAACAAGAGCTTTTAGAGACAAAGAGCTACTCGGGTTTGGTGGATTTGGCAGAGTTTACAAAGGAACTCTACCAAAAAGTAATACCCAAGTTGCTGTCAAGAGAATCTCTCATGAATCAAAACAAGGTTTGAGAGAATTTTTGTCTGAGATTGCTACAACTGGCCGTCTTAGGCATAGAAATCTTGTTCAATTACTAGGTTGGTGTCGCCGCAGAGGTGATTTGCTtcttgtttatgattttatgcCTAACGGTAGCTTAGACAAGTATCTTTTTgatgaaccgaaaaaaattctCACTTGGGAACAGAGGTTTAGGATTATCAAAGGTGTAGCTTCAGGCCTTTTGTATTTGCATGAAGAGTGGGAACATACTGTTATTCATAGAGACATTAAGGCAGGAAATATCTTGTTAGATTGTGAATTCAATGGAAGACTAGGTGATTTTGGTCTGGCTAAGTTGTATGAGCATGGATCAAATCCGAGCACTACTAGGGTTGTGGGCACATTGGGATACTTGGCACCTGAGCTCACTCGCACTGGTAAGCCCACAACAAGCTCAGATGTTTATGCATTTGGTGCACTTATGCTTGAAGTGGTGTGTGGGAGAAGGCCTATTGAACCAAAGGCATTGCCTGAAGAGCTCGTATTGGTTGAATGGGTTTGGGATAGATCGAAGGTTGGTGCAATTCTTGAGGTAGTGGATCCAAGATTGAATGGCAACTTTGATGAGACTGAAGCTATAAGTGTTGTGAAATTGGGGCTAATGTGTTCAAACAATGCGCCCGATGCACGACCTACAATGAGGCAAGTGGTGAGGTACTTGGAGGGAGAGTTTGCCTTGCCTGAAGTGTTTGCAGCACTTGATGAATCTACTGGTATCAGTGTTAATACAAGTGCTGCTGGTCAAAGCCTTGAATTTGAGGATTTTGTTCATTCATAccctaatttttcatataatgaGAAAGTGAGTAATTGGTCATTGCCCCACAACGATGCAGATGTTGATCTTGAAGCAGGTTTATCTTCACAACTCTCGCCCACAGTAAGAGATGATGCTAGATGGTCATAG